The following coding sequences are from one Candidatus Nitrosopumilus sp. SW window:
- a CDS encoding NOP5/NOP56 family protein: MYSVILTELGISVFDDEKLEKAFSFSNPVKEYLLVKNKESKLNELINYLISIQRGVSVSDESLLAILKKNNIDSQIMEDSELERIQASKPQIIVDSGFASNPQDALGKLRDFALGLSSSKVTEVSESPDLHIIQAINSLDEIDKIANALSSRLREWYGLHFPELDNVIDSINGYAQIVMAGKRESLTKQVFEDAGFPESKVEMLSLISTKSRGGDISDVNLAIVQSIAKQILDFHDLRKKLEEHVESEMETIAPNLSAILGTAVGARILGRAGSLKRLASLPASTIQVLGAEKALFRSLKTGSQPPKHGLLFQHAMVHAAPRWQRGKIARAIAAKAVIAARVDVYGEGLNNTLLEKLNVRVDEIGKKYENPTEKDIRRPESFRRDGGNFRDRGGRRDDRGGRRDDRGGRRDDRGGRRDDRGGRRDDRGGRRDDRGGRRDDRGGRRDDRGGRRDDRGGRRDDRGGRRDDRPSSNKNKKRKQFGRR; this comes from the coding sequence ATGTATTCTGTAATTTTAACAGAATTGGGAATCTCAGTTTTTGATGATGAAAAACTAGAAAAAGCATTTTCATTTTCAAATCCTGTTAAAGAATACTTGTTAGTAAAAAACAAGGAATCAAAACTAAATGAGCTTATCAATTATCTAATTTCAATTCAAAGAGGTGTTTCAGTAAGTGATGAGTCATTACTTGCAATTTTGAAAAAAAATAACATAGATTCTCAAATAATGGAGGATTCAGAATTAGAAAGAATTCAAGCATCAAAACCACAAATCATTGTTGATTCAGGTTTTGCATCAAATCCTCAAGACGCATTAGGAAAATTAAGAGATTTTGCATTAGGATTATCATCTTCAAAAGTTACCGAAGTTTCAGAAAGTCCAGATCTTCACATTATTCAAGCAATTAATTCGCTAGATGAGATTGATAAAATTGCAAATGCACTGAGTTCAAGATTAAGAGAATGGTATGGATTGCATTTTCCAGAATTAGACAATGTTATTGATAGCATTAACGGATATGCTCAAATTGTTATGGCTGGAAAACGAGAGTCATTGACAAAACAAGTTTTTGAAGACGCAGGATTTCCAGAATCAAAAGTTGAGATGTTATCATTGATTTCTACAAAAAGTAGAGGGGGAGATATCTCCGATGTGAATCTTGCAATTGTCCAATCAATTGCAAAACAAATTCTAGATTTTCATGATTTACGTAAAAAACTTGAAGAGCATGTTGAATCTGAAATGGAAACAATTGCACCAAATCTTTCTGCAATACTTGGAACTGCAGTAGGTGCTAGAATTTTAGGAAGAGCAGGTAGTCTTAAGAGATTAGCTTCACTTCCAGCAAGTACAATTCAAGTTCTTGGTGCAGAAAAAGCATTGTTTAGATCATTGAAAACAGGTTCTCAACCACCAAAACACGGATTACTATTCCAACATGCAATGGTCCATGCTGCACCTAGATGGCAAAGAGGAAAGATTGCACGTGCAATTGCTGCAAAAGCAGTAATTGCTGCCAGAGTCGATGTCTACGGCGAGGGACTAAACAACACATTACTTGAAAAGCTCAATGTCAGAGTAGACGAAATTGGTAAGAAATACGAAAATCCAACTGAAAAAGACATCAGAAGACCAGAATCATTTAGACGAGATGGAGGTAATTTTAGAGACAGAGGCGGACGTAGAGATGACAGAGGCGGACGTAGAGATGACAGAGGCGGACGTAGAGATGACAGAGGCGGACGTAGAGATGACAGAGGCGGACGTAGAGATGACAGAGGCGGACGTAGAGATGACAGAGGCGGACGTAGAGATGACAGAGGCGGACGTAGAGATGACAGAGGCGGACGTAGAGATGACAGAGGCGGACGTAGAGATGACAGAGGCGGACGTAGAGATGACAGACCAAGTTCAAATAAAAATAAAAAGAGAAAACAGTTTGGAAGAAGATAA
- the rnhB gene encoding ribonuclease HII — MQICGIDDAGRGSMLGPLVISGISIDKRKIRKLSSLGVKDSKKLSPKNRELLYKKILELVDDYHVAKIPPRSIDASVKNHGLNELEAKYMAKVVSKLDPDTSYVDSCDVNPKRFGKEISKLSNNHKIKSYHHADSRFVVVSAASIIAKVTRDRAIEKLRKNHDLGSGYPSDSKTVKFVTKYYKSHHSLPTFVRKSWKPVQKILND; from the coding sequence GTGCAAATTTGTGGAATAGATGATGCTGGACGTGGTTCCATGCTTGGTCCACTAGTTATCTCTGGAATCTCTATTGATAAAAGAAAAATTAGAAAACTCTCTTCATTGGGAGTTAAAGATTCAAAGAAACTTTCTCCAAAAAACCGAGAATTACTTTACAAAAAAATCCTTGAATTAGTTGATGATTATCATGTTGCAAAAATTCCTCCAAGATCTATTGATGCAAGTGTAAAGAATCATGGCTTGAATGAACTAGAAGCAAAATACATGGCAAAAGTTGTCTCAAAATTAGATCCTGACACATCATATGTTGATTCATGTGACGTGAACCCTAAACGATTTGGAAAAGAGATATCGAAATTATCTAACAATCATAAAATCAAATCCTATCATCATGCAGACAGTAGATTTGTTGTTGTATCTGCAGCCTCAATCATTGCCAAGGTTACACGTGATAGAGCCATTGAGAAATTAAGAAAAAACCATGATTTGGGTAGTGGGTATCCATCTGATTCAAAAACTGTGAAATTTGTGACTAAATACTACAAATCCCACCATTCACTGCCTACATTTGTGCGAAAAAGCTGGAAACCGGTACAGAAAATATTGAATGACTAA
- a CDS encoding radical SAM protein — protein sequence MGTPKIVLTADRTLMSPYRGLSLATFFGCAPAIDPHRDPKSFWYKILGKQVTPKILFDFICNYIPHTNGVANYAPYGLRKLEAGLLRDGFSRQDVVVAHPDHIEKFIGPETLVVGTYEMDPLGMGPVTMTFTYGRKQTSYDEYYNTELHHRIKAAKAKTGSKAKVISGASGTWQYNYDPEKIEEFGIYAILEGELGGIAPEIDGHAGRFFNYLINGDFENMDPFRKRSDFKVNIKEFERNGKKIHGRFVNFWDRPDLEEIPDIVEPSMHGMIEVMRGCGRGCKFCDVTLRSLRYYSPEKVKKEIEVNIKKGGSKSAWVHSDDIFVYGMDPRTAKGMEPNREALEELFTAIMSTGVEHTNPTHGTLAGAIADEKLIPNLSKIMKAGPDNMIGVQAGFETGSLRLIGKYADRKLAPYSPDEWHWVVKEGVKTLNQDYWIPAFTLIMGLDNDEQPEDSWETIRLISELEREQPESMFTTTALTFVPIGLLEKSDFFNIGNEMTPAQLGVLYKTWQHNFKYGIQKFMTRTGSKGPQRYFFNAIARSLGGVPLGAMERYARKKGREHEHVIETVKAKYR from the coding sequence ATGGGAACTCCAAAGATCGTTTTAACTGCTGATCGTACATTAATGTCTCCGTATAGAGGACTGTCTCTTGCGACATTTTTTGGATGTGCTCCTGCTATTGATCCTCATAGAGACCCAAAGAGCTTTTGGTACAAGATTCTTGGAAAACAAGTAACTCCAAAGATTCTGTTTGATTTTATCTGTAATTATATTCCACATACAAATGGTGTTGCAAACTATGCTCCATATGGTTTGAGAAAACTTGAAGCCGGTTTATTGAGAGATGGATTTAGCAGACAAGATGTTGTTGTTGCACATCCAGACCATATTGAAAAATTCATTGGACCTGAAACACTAGTTGTTGGAACATATGAGATGGACCCACTTGGAATGGGACCAGTAACTATGACCTTTACTTATGGTAGAAAACAAACATCATACGATGAATATTACAATACTGAACTACACCATAGAATTAAAGCTGCAAAAGCTAAAACCGGTAGTAAAGCCAAAGTTATCTCTGGTGCATCTGGAACATGGCAATACAACTATGATCCAGAAAAAATTGAAGAATTTGGAATTTATGCAATATTAGAAGGTGAGCTTGGTGGCATTGCCCCAGAAATTGATGGACATGCAGGACGATTCTTTAACTATTTGATTAACGGCGATTTTGAAAACATGGATCCTTTTAGAAAGAGAAGTGATTTCAAAGTAAACATAAAAGAATTTGAGAGAAATGGCAAAAAGATTCATGGAAGATTTGTCAATTTCTGGGATAGGCCTGACCTCGAAGAAATTCCAGACATTGTAGAACCAAGTATGCATGGTATGATTGAAGTCATGAGAGGTTGTGGAAGAGGATGTAAGTTTTGTGATGTAACCTTAAGATCATTGCGATATTATTCTCCAGAAAAAGTCAAAAAAGAAATTGAAGTTAACATAAAGAAAGGCGGTTCCAAATCTGCATGGGTTCACAGTGATGATATTTTCGTTTATGGCATGGATCCTAGAACTGCAAAAGGAATGGAACCAAATAGAGAAGCACTAGAAGAATTATTCACTGCAATCATGTCTACTGGAGTTGAACATACAAATCCAACCCATGGTACATTGGCCGGTGCAATTGCTGATGAGAAATTAATTCCAAATCTTTCTAAAATTATGAAAGCAGGACCTGATAACATGATTGGTGTTCAAGCTGGATTTGAGACTGGAAGTTTGAGACTAATTGGAAAATATGCTGATAGAAAACTTGCACCATATTCCCCTGATGAATGGCATTGGGTTGTAAAAGAGGGTGTAAAGACCTTGAACCAAGATTACTGGATCCCAGCATTTACTTTGATTATGGGTCTTGATAATGATGAACAACCAGAAGATTCATGGGAAACAATCCGTTTAATCAGTGAATTAGAACGTGAACAACCTGAATCAATGTTCACAACAACAGCTTTGACATTTGTTCCAATTGGATTGTTGGAAAAATCTGATTTCTTTAACATTGGAAATGAAATGACTCCTGCACAACTAGGTGTTCTTTACAAGACATGGCAACACAACTTCAAATATGGTATTCAAAAATTCATGACTCGAACTGGTTCTAAAGGTCCTCAGAGATACTTTTTCAATGCAATTGCACGTTCTCTTGGTGGTGTCCCATTGGGTGCTATGGAGAGATATGCACGCAAGAAGGGCCGTGAACACGAACATGTCATTGAGACTGTAAAGGCAAAATACCGATAA
- a CDS encoding fibrillarin-like rRNA/tRNA 2'-O-methyltransferase, with the protein MTDQVQIKIKRENSLEEDNPSFFWIKSEGQQKLATENLVPGNQVYKEKLIIKKGIEYRLWDPFRSKLAAAIMNELEYFPFENKTKVLYLGASTGTTVSHISDIVGPSGIVFAVEHASRVARDFLDRVAAYRKNIMPILQDARRPKEYFSVFGKVDVVYVDIAQPDQTEIAIDNCEMFLKKGGYFFLVIKTRSIDVTKSPKKIVEEETQKLQSRFEVLQSIDLHPYDKDHAIVIAKFRG; encoded by the coding sequence ATGACAGACCAAGTTCAAATAAAAATAAAAAGAGAAAACAGTTTGGAAGAAGATAATCCATCATTTTTCTGGATAAAATCTGAAGGCCAGCAAAAATTAGCTACTGAAAATTTAGTTCCAGGGAATCAAGTGTATAAAGAAAAACTAATCATCAAAAAGGGAATAGAATACAGATTATGGGATCCGTTTAGAAGTAAATTAGCAGCTGCAATAATGAATGAGTTAGAATATTTTCCTTTTGAAAATAAAACTAAAGTGTTGTATCTAGGGGCATCAACTGGAACAACTGTAAGTCACATTTCAGACATTGTGGGTCCTAGTGGAATTGTGTTTGCCGTAGAGCATGCGAGTAGAGTTGCAAGGGATTTTTTAGACAGGGTTGCAGCATATAGAAAAAACATTATGCCAATCCTACAAGATGCACGAAGACCAAAAGAGTATTTTTCAGTATTTGGAAAAGTGGATGTGGTCTATGTAGATATTGCACAACCTGATCAAACAGAAATTGCAATAGACAACTGTGAAATGTTTCTAAAAAAAGGAGGATATTTCTTTTTAGTAATTAAGACACGTAGTATTGATGTAACAAAATCGCCGAAGAAGATTGTAGAGGAAGAAACACAAAAGCTGCAATCAAGATTCGAGGTATTACAATCAATTGATTTGCACCCATATGACAAGGATCATGCAATAGTTATTGCAAAGTTTAGAGGTTAG
- a CDS encoding RlmE family RNA methyltransferase, whose amino-acid sequence MKLLDARKDHYRKLAHEQGFRSRAAYKLKELNQSYRIIGPGFYVLDLGCAPGGWTQMAVKLAGNQGKVMGIDLSYVEEIPGAHILRGDIEDENVVDEVMSYFERKVNAVICDLSPKVSGNWSVDHAKQISLNYDCTKIMDKVLAHKGNAVFKVFDGEYSMEFRDYIKKKFARINLTKPKASRKQSSELYYVCLGFIG is encoded by the coding sequence ATGAAATTATTAGATGCACGCAAAGATCACTATCGAAAATTAGCTCATGAACAAGGTTTTCGAAGTAGAGCTGCATACAAACTCAAAGAACTAAACCAATCTTATCGTATTATTGGTCCTGGTTTTTATGTTCTTGATCTTGGTTGTGCACCTGGTGGATGGACCCAAATGGCTGTAAAACTGGCAGGAAATCAAGGTAAAGTTATGGGTATTGATCTGTCTTATGTGGAAGAAATACCTGGTGCTCATATTCTAAGAGGAGACATTGAAGATGAAAATGTGGTTGATGAAGTAATGTCTTACTTTGAGCGTAAGGTTAATGCTGTAATCTGTGATCTTTCCCCAAAAGTTAGTGGAAATTGGTCAGTTGATCACGCAAAACAGATTTCTCTTAATTATGATTGTACTAAAATCATGGATAAAGTATTGGCACACAAAGGCAATGCTGTCTTCAAAGTCTTTGATGGTGAATATTCTATGGAATTTAGAGATTATATCAAGAAAAAATTTGCCAGAATCAATCTAACAAAACCTAAGGCAAGCAGAAAACAAAGTAGTGAGTTATACTATGTGTGCTTGGGATTTATTGGATAG
- a CDS encoding 30S ribosomal protein S30e: MATHGSLTKAGKVRGQTPKVEGRKIVGTNSSLRNKSNFKKRFVLGRFPGQNKPGQRRKRR, translated from the coding sequence ATGGCAACTCACGGTTCGCTTACCAAAGCAGGAAAAGTAAGAGGACAAACTCCAAAGGTAGAAGGTCGTAAAATTGTAGGTACCAACTCTAGTCTTAGGAATAAAAGTAATTTCAAAAAGAGATTTGTCTTAGGTAGATTCCCAGGTCAGAACAAACCTGGACAAAGAAGAAAGAGACGATAG
- the radA gene encoding DNA repair and recombination protein RadA, whose protein sequence is MVEDLRLDSLEGVGPVTTRKLSDAGVHNVMDLIVRGPVEIAEITGMEKDTAEKIVNKARQHLVDGGLIAKHFTSATEIYKHRQSIGKITTGTNCLDTLFDGGIETQALTEVYGEFGCGKTQFAHTMSVMVQKPKEEGGLEGSVLYIDTENTFRPERIVSIAQAHEMDPEKVLDRIIVARAYNSAHQTLILEEAGPIIEENNIKLIVADSAVGLFRSEYLGRGTLSNRQQKLNHFVHLLSRIAETYNCAAIATNQVMASPDVFFGDPTRPIGGNVVAHTSTYRIYFKKSGKKRIARMVDSPHHPEEEVIFALGEAGVIDPEDAEKKTKKTTKKATTKKTKEPEVEATVESPEEPTETSEVEATSETSKVETASEVEPVEAPPVDAEVDNSEPVEE, encoded by the coding sequence ATGGTAGAAGATTTAAGATTAGATAGTTTAGAGGGCGTAGGTCCTGTAACAACTAGAAAATTATCCGATGCAGGTGTCCACAACGTCATGGACCTCATCGTCAGAGGTCCTGTAGAAATTGCAGAAATAACTGGAATGGAAAAGGACACTGCTGAAAAAATTGTCAATAAAGCACGTCAACATCTAGTTGATGGTGGATTAATTGCCAAACACTTTACAAGTGCAACTGAAATTTACAAACACCGTCAAAGTATTGGTAAAATTACAACTGGCACAAACTGTCTTGACACACTGTTTGATGGTGGTATTGAGACACAAGCCTTGACAGAAGTTTATGGGGAATTTGGTTGTGGTAAAACACAATTTGCTCATACAATGTCAGTAATGGTTCAAAAACCAAAAGAAGAAGGTGGCCTTGAAGGCAGTGTTTTGTACATTGATACTGAAAACACTTTCAGACCTGAAAGAATTGTATCAATCGCTCAAGCTCATGAGATGGATCCAGAAAAAGTTCTAGACCGTATCATTGTTGCTCGTGCATACAACAGTGCACATCAAACATTGATTCTAGAAGAAGCTGGACCAATTATTGAAGAAAACAATATCAAACTAATTGTTGCAGACTCTGCAGTTGGATTGTTCCGTTCTGAATATTTGGGAAGAGGAACTCTATCTAACAGACAACAAAAACTAAATCACTTTGTTCATCTGTTATCTAGAATTGCAGAAACTTACAACTGTGCTGCAATTGCAACAAACCAAGTCATGGCATCTCCTGATGTCTTCTTTGGAGACCCAACTAGACCAATTGGTGGTAATGTAGTTGCACATACTAGTACCTACAGAATCTACTTTAAGAAATCTGGCAAGAAAAGAATTGCCAGAATGGTAGACAGTCCTCATCACCCTGAGGAAGAAGTAATCTTTGCTCTAGGCGAAGCAGGTGTCATCGACCCTGAAGATGCTGAGAAAAAGACCAAAAAGACTACCAAAAAAGCAACCACAAAAAAGACAAAAGAGCCTGAGGTGGAAGCAACAGTAGAATCTCCTGAAGAACCTACAGAAACTTCTGAGGTCGAGGCAACTTCTGAAACATCAAAAGTTGAAACTGCATCTGAGGTAGAACCTGTGGAAGCACCTCCAGTAGATGCTGAAGTAGATAATTCAGAACCTGTAGAAGAGTAA
- the rlmN gene encoding 23S rRNA (adenine(2503)-C(2))-methyltransferase RlmN, whose amino-acid sequence MTDLYRLLPEEMEKLVIDMGYDRYRADQILLPLYYKFPKHINDIPQLPKKLREELTDAGYTIGSAKETHRIVSEDGDTTKLLLQLSNNSSVETVLMQYEPTKIGGHPRSTICVSTQIGCAMGCVFCATGQMGFETNLKAEHIVSQVIHFAEILEQRGEHVTNLVFMGMGEPMANYDEMIRAVKILTHDRGFGLGQRHITISTIGISSGIEKLAEENLQIGLAISLHAPNNELRKKLVPTAGPNSVEDIIESGRNYFKKTGRRVTFEYALMEGINDSPETATELAKLLKGNGSHVNIIPINPTAGDFKRPSEKNVLEFERILLKSGVNCTVRVEKGTEISAACGQLRTDIVGKS is encoded by the coding sequence ATGACAGATCTTTATCGGCTACTTCCTGAAGAAATGGAGAAACTTGTAATTGATATGGGATATGATAGATACCGTGCAGATCAAATTCTACTTCCATTGTATTACAAATTCCCAAAACACATCAATGACATTCCTCAACTTCCAAAGAAATTAAGAGAAGAATTAACAGATGCGGGATACACTATTGGTTCGGCAAAAGAAACTCATCGCATTGTAAGTGAAGATGGCGATACTACTAAACTATTATTACAACTATCAAATAATTCTTCAGTTGAAACTGTTCTAATGCAATATGAGCCAACGAAAATTGGTGGTCATCCAAGATCAACCATTTGTGTTTCAACACAAATCGGATGTGCTATGGGTTGTGTATTTTGCGCAACTGGACAAATGGGATTTGAAACAAACCTAAAAGCAGAACATATTGTATCTCAAGTGATTCATTTTGCTGAAATTTTAGAGCAACGTGGAGAACATGTTACAAACTTGGTCTTTATGGGAATGGGTGAACCAATGGCAAATTATGATGAGATGATTCGTGCTGTAAAAATTTTAACACATGATAGAGGTTTTGGATTAGGACAAAGACATATCACAATTTCTACTATAGGTATCTCATCTGGAATTGAAAAATTAGCTGAAGAAAATTTGCAGATTGGTCTTGCTATATCTTTACATGCTCCAAATAACGAATTGAGGAAAAAACTCGTTCCAACTGCAGGACCTAATTCAGTTGAAGATATTATAGAATCTGGGAGAAATTATTTCAAGAAAACTGGACGTCGTGTCACTTTTGAATATGCACTGATGGAGGGCATTAATGACTCTCCAGAAACTGCAACTGAGCTGGCTAAACTTTTGAAAGGAAATGGATCTCATGTCAATATCATCCCAATCAATCCTACTGCAGGTGATTTTAAGCGACCATCTGAGAAAAATGTCTTAGAATTTGAGCGAATTTTATTAAAATCTGGTGTAAATTGTACTGTTCGTGTGGAAAAAGGCACTGAGATCTCAGCTGCATGTGGGCAACTTCGAACTGATATTGTCGGCAAATCCTAG
- a CDS encoding tRNA (guanine-N1)-methyltransferase, with translation MEIPNESLQEIIEGKTKLLVPKGSITEKVPPKEPAFFNPKAKLNRDFSIIAYAAFLENFQGPKIFLEGLSGIGARGLRVANELEIDNLVINDLNPTALKMAEYSAKLNEIKNVEFVEKEVCRFFSNYSKKGERGSIVDIDPFGSPAAFFDCGIRATMHGGMLSTAATDLQVLNGLFQSACKRKYGGIPTRAEYGNEMAIRLVLGCLRMVAARLGVEVEPMFVESDMHYYRTYVIVRNRPDQEENIGYILHCKNCGHREVSLEQKQECQLCKSKISIAGPLWIGKIFDKEFIKNMLSQILNLQVDKVCEKILNKCLLESEMPATYYTLDEIAKKMKSSPPKLEEVIEKLQKNNFVASVTSFNPTGFRTDAKINEVIEVFESIQ, from the coding sequence TTGGAAATACCAAATGAATCTCTTCAAGAAATTATCGAAGGGAAAACAAAATTGTTAGTTCCAAAAGGATCAATTACAGAAAAAGTTCCACCAAAAGAACCAGCATTTTTTAATCCAAAAGCAAAACTAAACAGAGATTTTTCAATTATTGCATATGCAGCATTTTTAGAAAATTTTCAAGGTCCAAAAATTTTCTTGGAGGGATTATCAGGTATTGGTGCTAGAGGGTTACGAGTTGCAAATGAATTAGAAATCGATAATTTAGTCATTAATGATCTGAATCCAACTGCATTAAAGATGGCAGAATATTCAGCTAAACTTAACGAAATCAAAAATGTAGAGTTTGTAGAAAAAGAAGTGTGTAGATTTTTTAGCAATTATTCAAAAAAAGGAGAACGAGGTTCAATTGTAGATATTGATCCATTTGGTTCTCCAGCAGCATTTTTTGATTGTGGAATTAGGGCAACCATGCATGGAGGGATGTTATCTACTGCAGCCACAGATTTACAGGTACTAAATGGGCTTTTTCAAAGTGCATGTAAGAGAAAATATGGTGGAATTCCAACCAGGGCAGAATATGGGAATGAGATGGCAATTAGATTGGTGTTAGGATGTCTTAGAATGGTTGCAGCAAGATTAGGAGTTGAAGTTGAACCAATGTTTGTTGAAAGTGACATGCATTACTATAGAACATACGTGATAGTTAGAAACAGACCTGATCAAGAAGAAAATATTGGATACATTTTACACTGTAAAAATTGTGGACATCGAGAAGTTTCATTAGAGCAAAAACAAGAGTGTCAATTGTGTAAATCAAAAATTAGTATCGCAGGCCCATTATGGATTGGAAAAATTTTTGATAAAGAATTTATTAAAAATATGTTAAGTCAGATTCTAAATTTACAAGTTGACAAAGTTTGTGAAAAAATACTAAACAAATGTCTTCTAGAATCAGAAATGCCTGCAACATATTATACACTAGATGAGATTGCAAAAAAAATGAAATCATCCCCACCAAAACTAGAAGAAGTCATAGAGAAATTACAAAAAAACAATTTTGTTGCTAGTGTGACATCATTTAATCCAACAGGATTTCGAACTGATGCAAAAATCAACGAGGTAATAGAAGTTTTTGAATCTATCCAATAA
- a CDS encoding dihydroorotate dehydrogenase, with product MEPNLATSIGPISLDRPVMLASGILGISLDVFNRLYRSGAGAVVTKSLSTEPWEGYPNPTIFSVKGGGWINAVGLSNPGAEYFAKMIEPNKDVPIIVSLVGSIPEDFEKMIKQFENCKVTAYELNLSCPHVAKVGLEVGDDPELVKKIVRTVKNSTNVPVIAKVGLGTTHYLNTVGTAIESGIDAITAINTVRSMAIDVQTQRPILSNKFGGLSGTPIKPIALRCVYEISSKYDIPIIGCGGISDWEDAVEFFLAGASAVQLGSAIGDNWIDVFNEINTGISQYMKKKNYSKIEEMVGLAKKS from the coding sequence GTGGAGCCCAATCTTGCAACTTCCATAGGTCCAATCTCATTAGACAGACCTGTCATGCTGGCCTCTGGAATTTTAGGGATTTCACTGGATGTTTTTAATCGTCTTTATCGCTCAGGAGCAGGAGCTGTTGTTACAAAATCTCTTAGCACAGAACCTTGGGAAGGATATCCAAATCCTACCATCTTTAGTGTGAAAGGTGGCGGTTGGATTAACGCTGTAGGACTATCAAACCCAGGCGCAGAATATTTTGCAAAAATGATTGAACCTAACAAAGATGTACCAATTATTGTAAGTCTTGTAGGTTCAATTCCTGAAGATTTTGAAAAGATGATAAAACAATTTGAAAATTGCAAAGTCACAGCATATGAGCTGAATCTGTCCTGTCCTCATGTTGCAAAAGTTGGATTGGAAGTAGGTGATGATCCAGAACTAGTAAAAAAAATTGTTAGAACTGTTAAAAATTCAACAAATGTACCTGTTATTGCCAAAGTTGGTTTGGGAACTACTCATTATCTTAACACTGTAGGCACTGCTATTGAATCTGGAATTGATGCAATCACTGCAATTAATACAGTTAGATCAATGGCAATAGATGTTCAAACACAACGTCCTATTCTCAGCAACAAATTTGGAGGTTTATCTGGAACTCCAATCAAACCAATTGCATTAAGATGCGTCTATGAAATTTCTTCTAAATATGATATTCCAATTATTGGTTGTGGTGGTATCTCTGATTGGGAAGATGCTGTCGAATTTTTCTTGGCAGGAGCTTCAGCTGTACAACTTGGTAGTGCAATTGGTGACAATTGGATAGATGTGTTTAATGAAATCAATACTGGAATATCACAATACATGAAGAAAAAAAATTATTCAAAAATTGAGGAGATGGTTGGACTTGCAAAGAAATCATAA
- a CDS encoding dihydroorotate dehydrogenase electron transfer subunit has product MQRNHNHTTIVTVEKVIDETPTVRTLVFSDEVMSNVLPGQFAMVWIPGINELPMSVMISDESGKAAFTVRKHGPSSTGLFNVKVGEQIGIRGPYGNSFDLKEGKLLLVGGGTGLVPMMRLLTHVKPTDDVTVLIGAKSKDEVFFEDLANKLLANNAHKVIVSTDDGSYGEKGFVTDLVERHVEQTKFDGVYVCGPEIMMYKTVQSAHSRGTFVQASLERMMKCGVGICGSCCVGEDLVCKDGTVFDGQHLSQNKEFGKFHRNKAGILENY; this is encoded by the coding sequence TTGCAAAGAAATCATAACCATACAACAATTGTCACAGTTGAAAAAGTAATTGATGAAACTCCAACTGTTAGAACTTTGGTTTTTTCTGATGAAGTAATGTCAAATGTTCTTCCGGGACAATTTGCAATGGTTTGGATTCCAGGAATTAATGAATTGCCAATGAGTGTTATGATTTCAGATGAATCTGGAAAAGCAGCATTTACTGTTCGAAAACATGGTCCATCTTCTACTGGTTTGTTTAATGTAAAAGTGGGAGAGCAAATTGGAATCCGTGGACCTTATGGGAATTCTTTTGATCTTAAAGAAGGAAAACTCTTGCTAGTTGGTGGTGGAACTGGTCTTGTTCCAATGATGCGACTTCTCACACATGTAAAACCTACAGATGATGTTACTGTTCTAATTGGTGCAAAATCTAAAGATGAAGTATTTTTTGAGGATTTGGCAAACAAACTTTTGGCAAACAATGCTCACAAAGTAATCGTATCTACTGACGATGGAAGTTATGGCGAAAAAGGCTTTGTTACTGATTTAGTAGAAAGACATGTAGAACAAACTAAATTTGATGGGGTCTATGTTTGTGGACCTGAAATAATGATGTATAAAACTGTCCAATCTGCTCATTCAAGAGGAACCTTTGTTCAGGCCAGTCTTGAGCGAATGATGAAGTGCGGCGTTGGAATCTGTGGTAGTTGTTGTGTGGGTGAGGATCTTGTATGTAAGGATGGAACCGTCTTTGATGGTCAACATCTCTCCCAAAACAAGGAATTTGGTAAATTTCACAGAAACAAGGCTGGAATTTTAGAAAATTATTAG